Proteins from a genomic interval of Acinonyx jubatus isolate Ajub_Pintada_27869175 chromosome B4, VMU_Ajub_asm_v1.0, whole genome shotgun sequence:
- the ING4 gene encoding inhibitor of growth protein 4 isoform X5 → MSSARSLSSEEKLALLKQIQEAYGKCKEFGDDKVQLAMQTYEMVDKHIRRLDTDLARFEADLKEKQIESSDYDSSSSKGKKKGRTQKEKKAARARSKGKNSDEEAPKAAQKKLKLVRTSPEYGMPSVTFGSVHPSDVLDMPVDPNEPTYCLCHQVSYGEMIGCDNPDCSIEWFHFACVGLTTKPRGKWFCPRCSQERKKK, encoded by the exons ATGAGTAGCGCCCGCAGCCTGAGCTCCGAGGAAAAATTGGCCCTTCTCAAACAGATCCAGGAAGCCTATGGCAAGTGCAAGGAATTTGGTGACGACAAGGTGCAGCTTGCCATGCAGACCTATGAGATG GTGGACAAACACATTCGGCGACTGGACACAGACCTGGCCCGTTTTGAGGCTGATTTGAAGGAGAAGCAGATTGAGTCAAGTGACTATGACAGCTCTTCTAGCAAAGGCAAAAAGA AAGGCCGGactcaaaaggagaagaaagctgCCCGTGCTCGTTCCAAAGGGAAAAACTCAGATGAGGAGGCTCCCAAGGCTGCCCAAAAGAAGTTAAAACTTGTGCGCAC AAGTCCTGAGTATGGGATGCCCTCAGTGACCTTTGGCAGTGTCCACCCCTCTGATGTGTTGGATATGCCTGTGGATCCCAACGAACCCACCTATTGCCTTTGTCACCAGGTCTCCTATGGAGAGATGATTGGCTGTGACAACCCTGAT TGTTCCATCGAGTGGTTCCACTTTGCCTGTGTGGGGCTGACGACCAAGCCTCGGGGGAAATG GTTCTGCCCACGCTGCTCCCAGGAAcggaagaagaaatag
- the ING4 gene encoding inhibitor of growth protein 4 isoform X4, whose protein sequence is MAAGMYLEHYLDSIENLPFELQRNFQLMRDLDQRTEDLKAEIDKLATEYMSSARSLSSEEKLALLKQIQEAYGKCKEFGDDKVQLAMQTYEMVDKHIRRLDTDLARFEADLKEKQIESSDYDSSSSKGRTQKEKKAARARSKGKNSDEEAPKAAQKKLKLVRTSPEYGMPSVTFGSVHPSDVLDMPVDPNEPTYCLCHQVSYGEMIGCDNPDCSIEWFHFACVGLTTKPRGKWFCPRCSQERKKK, encoded by the exons ATGGCTGCGGGGATGTATTTGGAACATTATCTGGACA GTATCGAAAACCTCCCATTTGAACTGCAAAGAAACTTTCAGCTCATGAGGGACCTGGACCAAAGAACAGAGG ACCTGAAGGCTGAAATTGACAAGTTGGCCACTGAGTATATGAGTAGCGCCCGCAGCCTGAGCTCCGAGGAAAAATTGGCCCTTCTCAAACAGATCCAGGAAGCCTATGGCAAGTGCAAGGAATTTGGTGACGACAAGGTGCAGCTTGCCATGCAGACCTATGAGATG GTGGACAAACACATTCGGCGACTGGACACAGACCTGGCCCGTTTTGAGGCTGATTTGAAGGAGAAGCAGATTGAGTCAAGTGACTATGACAGCTCTTCTAGCAAAG GCCGGactcaaaaggagaagaaagctgCCCGTGCTCGTTCCAAAGGGAAAAACTCAGATGAGGAGGCTCCCAAGGCTGCCCAAAAGAAGTTAAAACTTGTGCGCAC AAGTCCTGAGTATGGGATGCCCTCAGTGACCTTTGGCAGTGTCCACCCCTCTGATGTGTTGGATATGCCTGTGGATCCCAACGAACCCACCTATTGCCTTTGTCACCAGGTCTCCTATGGAGAGATGATTGGCTGTGACAACCCTGAT TGTTCCATCGAGTGGTTCCACTTTGCCTGTGTGGGGCTGACGACCAAGCCTCGGGGGAAATG GTTCTGCCCACGCTGCTCCCAGGAAcggaagaagaaatag
- the ING4 gene encoding inhibitor of growth protein 4 isoform X3, with protein sequence MAAGMYLEHYLDSIENLPFELQRNFQLMRDLDQRTEDLKAEIDKLATEYMSSARSLSSEEKLALLKQIQEAYGKCKEFGDDKVQLAMQTYEMVDKHIRRLDTDLARFEADLKEKQIESSDYDSSSSKEGRTQKEKKAARARSKGKNSDEEAPKAAQKKLKLVRTSPEYGMPSVTFGSVHPSDVLDMPVDPNEPTYCLCHQVSYGEMIGCDNPDCSIEWFHFACVGLTTKPRGKWFCPRCSQERKKK encoded by the exons ATGGCTGCGGGGATGTATTTGGAACATTATCTGGACA GTATCGAAAACCTCCCATTTGAACTGCAAAGAAACTTTCAGCTCATGAGGGACCTGGACCAAAGAACAGAGG ACCTGAAGGCTGAAATTGACAAGTTGGCCACTGAGTATATGAGTAGCGCCCGCAGCCTGAGCTCCGAGGAAAAATTGGCCCTTCTCAAACAGATCCAGGAAGCCTATGGCAAGTGCAAGGAATTTGGTGACGACAAGGTGCAGCTTGCCATGCAGACCTATGAGATG GTGGACAAACACATTCGGCGACTGGACACAGACCTGGCCCGTTTTGAGGCTGATTTGAAGGAGAAGCAGATTGAGTCAAGTGACTATGACAGCTCTTCTAGCAAAG AAGGCCGGactcaaaaggagaagaaagctgCCCGTGCTCGTTCCAAAGGGAAAAACTCAGATGAGGAGGCTCCCAAGGCTGCCCAAAAGAAGTTAAAACTTGTGCGCAC AAGTCCTGAGTATGGGATGCCCTCAGTGACCTTTGGCAGTGTCCACCCCTCTGATGTGTTGGATATGCCTGTGGATCCCAACGAACCCACCTATTGCCTTTGTCACCAGGTCTCCTATGGAGAGATGATTGGCTGTGACAACCCTGAT TGTTCCATCGAGTGGTTCCACTTTGCCTGTGTGGGGCTGACGACCAAGCCTCGGGGGAAATG GTTCTGCCCACGCTGCTCCCAGGAAcggaagaagaaatag
- the ING4 gene encoding inhibitor of growth protein 4 isoform X1 has product MAAGMYLEHYLDSIENLPFELQRNFQLMRDLDQRTEDLKAEIDKLATEYMSSARSLSSEEKLALLKQIQEAYGKCKEFGDDKVQLAMQTYEMVDKHIRRLDTDLARFEADLKEKQIESSDYDSSSSKGKKKGRTQKEKKAARARSKGKNSDEEAPKAAQKKLKLVRTSPEYGMPSVTFGSVHPSDVLDMPVDPNEPTYCLCHQVSYGEMIGCDNPDCSIEWFHFACVGLTTKPRGKWFCPRCSQERKKK; this is encoded by the exons ATGGCTGCGGGGATGTATTTGGAACATTATCTGGACA GTATCGAAAACCTCCCATTTGAACTGCAAAGAAACTTTCAGCTCATGAGGGACCTGGACCAAAGAACAGAGG ACCTGAAGGCTGAAATTGACAAGTTGGCCACTGAGTATATGAGTAGCGCCCGCAGCCTGAGCTCCGAGGAAAAATTGGCCCTTCTCAAACAGATCCAGGAAGCCTATGGCAAGTGCAAGGAATTTGGTGACGACAAGGTGCAGCTTGCCATGCAGACCTATGAGATG GTGGACAAACACATTCGGCGACTGGACACAGACCTGGCCCGTTTTGAGGCTGATTTGAAGGAGAAGCAGATTGAGTCAAGTGACTATGACAGCTCTTCTAGCAAAGGCAAAAAGA AAGGCCGGactcaaaaggagaagaaagctgCCCGTGCTCGTTCCAAAGGGAAAAACTCAGATGAGGAGGCTCCCAAGGCTGCCCAAAAGAAGTTAAAACTTGTGCGCAC AAGTCCTGAGTATGGGATGCCCTCAGTGACCTTTGGCAGTGTCCACCCCTCTGATGTGTTGGATATGCCTGTGGATCCCAACGAACCCACCTATTGCCTTTGTCACCAGGTCTCCTATGGAGAGATGATTGGCTGTGACAACCCTGAT TGTTCCATCGAGTGGTTCCACTTTGCCTGTGTGGGGCTGACGACCAAGCCTCGGGGGAAATG GTTCTGCCCACGCTGCTCCCAGGAAcggaagaagaaatag
- the ING4 gene encoding inhibitor of growth protein 4 isoform X2 — protein MAAGMYLEHYLDSIENLPFELQRNFQLMRDLDQRTEDLKAEIDKLATEYMSSARSLSSEEKLALLKQIQEAYGKCKEFGDDKVQLAMQTYEMVDKHIRRLDTDLARFEADLKEKQIESSDYDSSSSKGKKSRTQKEKKAARARSKGKNSDEEAPKAAQKKLKLVRTSPEYGMPSVTFGSVHPSDVLDMPVDPNEPTYCLCHQVSYGEMIGCDNPDCSIEWFHFACVGLTTKPRGKWFCPRCSQERKKK, from the exons ATGGCTGCGGGGATGTATTTGGAACATTATCTGGACA GTATCGAAAACCTCCCATTTGAACTGCAAAGAAACTTTCAGCTCATGAGGGACCTGGACCAAAGAACAGAGG ACCTGAAGGCTGAAATTGACAAGTTGGCCACTGAGTATATGAGTAGCGCCCGCAGCCTGAGCTCCGAGGAAAAATTGGCCCTTCTCAAACAGATCCAGGAAGCCTATGGCAAGTGCAAGGAATTTGGTGACGACAAGGTGCAGCTTGCCATGCAGACCTATGAGATG GTGGACAAACACATTCGGCGACTGGACACAGACCTGGCCCGTTTTGAGGCTGATTTGAAGGAGAAGCAGATTGAGTCAAGTGACTATGACAGCTCTTCTAGCAAAGGCAAAAAGA GCCGGactcaaaaggagaagaaagctgCCCGTGCTCGTTCCAAAGGGAAAAACTCAGATGAGGAGGCTCCCAAGGCTGCCCAAAAGAAGTTAAAACTTGTGCGCAC AAGTCCTGAGTATGGGATGCCCTCAGTGACCTTTGGCAGTGTCCACCCCTCTGATGTGTTGGATATGCCTGTGGATCCCAACGAACCCACCTATTGCCTTTGTCACCAGGTCTCCTATGGAGAGATGATTGGCTGTGACAACCCTGAT TGTTCCATCGAGTGGTTCCACTTTGCCTGTGTGGGGCTGACGACCAAGCCTCGGGGGAAATG GTTCTGCCCACGCTGCTCCCAGGAAcggaagaagaaatag